A single Nicotiana tabacum cultivar K326 chromosome 5, ASM71507v2, whole genome shotgun sequence DNA region contains:
- the LOC107781654 gene encoding rhodanese-like domain-containing protein 10 has product MALIQLQSSILKYNKQLQIPSFSTASQRSTILRINAVSVNGQQLIQSGKVRPILPKEAAAAMETEGYILLDIRPEWERAKACVSGSLHVPLFLKDMDNSPITLLKKWVHFGYIGAWTGQNFTMINDDFVKQVEQQIPDKDNAKVLVACGEGLRSLMAISKLHKGEYKNLAWLVGGFTRASDSDFPAVEGPEKLQYATIGGVSYYLLQLLVLLKVVGKES; this is encoded by the exons ATGGCATTAATTCAACTACAATCCTCCATTTTGAAGTATAACAAACAACTCCAAATTCCATCTTTTTCTACTGCCTCTCAACGCTCAACAATTCTTAGAATTAATGCTGTTTCCGTCAACGGACAACAACTAATACAGTCAGGTAAAGTCCGTCCCATATTACCAAAAGAAGCAGCTGCAGCCATGGAAACTGAAGGTTATATTTTACTTGACATTAGGCCAGAATGGGAAAGAGCTAAAGCATGCGTTTCAGGTTCGTTACACGTGCCACTTTTTTTAAAGGACATGGATAATAGTCCCATTACTCTGTTGAAGAAATGGGTACATTTTGGTTATATTGGGGCTTGGACTGGCCAGAATTTCACAATGATTAACGATGATTTTGTTAAGCAAGTTGAACAGCAAATTCCTGATAAGGATAATGCTAAGGTCCTTGTGGCTTGTGGAGAAGGACTGAG GTCTTTGATGGCTATTTCAAAGTTACATAAGGGAGAATACAAGAATTTGGCGTGGTTAGTTGGTGGATTTACTCGTGCTTCTGATAGCGATTTTCCAGCAGTAGAAGGCCCTGAAAAGTTACAATATGCTACCATAGGAGGCGTGTCATATTACTTACTTCAATTGCTTGTATTGCTTAAAGTTGTGGGTAAGGAAAGTTGA
- the LOC107781653 gene encoding phosphoinositide phospholipase C 2-like has protein sequence MSKQTYRICCFQRKFKMKEAEPPNEIKDLFNRFSENGIMTAEHLHRFLKDVQREDKVTKEEAESVLEFALKLVHEHLNIVFHRKGLNLDGFFRYLFSDANASLSPHKKVHHDMTAPLSHYFIYTSHNTYLTGNQLNSDCSDVPIIKALQRGVRVIELDMWPNSSKDNVDILHGGTLTPPVELIQCLKSIKEHAFVASEYPVILTLEDHLTPNLQAKVAEMVTQIFGDMLFTCGAECLSEFPSPDSLKGRVIISTKPPKEYLETKKPNEKDNGSQKGKKSSEEKAWGAEISDLSKKLIALYENKETGECQDEEADSHHENPNIQQNTAPEYKHLIAIQGAKSKGPTSEWLTVDPIKVKRISLNEEKLTNVALKHGKELIRFTQRNLVRVYPKGIRVDSSNYNPLIGWMHGAQMVAFNMQGNGRPLWLMQGMFRANGGCGYVKKPELLLKDGPNNEVHDPKRLLSVKTTLKVKIYMGKGWHLDFKRTHFDIYSPPDFYVKIAIAGVPADSGVKKTRPIEDDWVPTWNDEFEFPLTVPEIALLRVEVHEYDMSEIDDFGGQTCIPVSELRTGIRAVPLYNEKGEKYPSVKLLMRFEFVK, from the exons ATGTCTAAACAAACATACAGAATATGCTGTTTTCAGAGGAAATTCAAGATGAAAGAAGCTGAGCCACCTAATGAGATCAAGGATTTGTTTAACAGATTCTCAGAAAATGGTATAATGACTGCAGAACATTTACACAGATTCTTGAAAGATGTTCAAAGGGAAGATAAAGTTACAAAAGAAGAAGCTGAATCTGTGTTGGAATTTGCACTTAAACTTGTTCATGAGCATCTTAATATTGTTTTTCATAGAAAAGGTCTCAATCTTGATGGCTTTTTTCGGTATCTCTTCAGTGATGCTAATGCTTCTCTCTCCCCACACAAAAAG GTTCACCATGACATGACTGCACCTTTGTCTCACTATTTCATTTACACCAGTCACAATACCTATCTCACCGGAAATCAACTCAATAGTGACTGCAGCGATGTGCCTATAATAAAGGCGTTGCAGCGAGGTGTCCGAGTTATTGAATTAGACATGTGGCCGAATTCCTCGAAAGACAATGTGGATATCCTTCATGGAGG GACACTAACACCTCCAGTGGAACTTATCCAATGTTTGAAATCAATAAAGGAACATGCTTTTGTGGCATCTGAATATCCTGTAATTTTAACTCTAGAAGACCACCTCACTCCTAATCTTCAGGCTAAAGTAGCTGAG ATGGTCACTCAAATATTTGGAGATATGCTGTTCACCTGTGGGGCAGAATGCTTGTCAGAATTCCCTTCTCCAGATTCGTTGAAGGGGCGGGTTATCATCTCAACTAAACCACCAAAAGAATATCTTGAAACTAAGAAACCAAATGAGAAAGATAATGGTTCTCAGAAAGGGAAGAAATCATCAGAGGAGAAAGCATGGGGAGCAGAAATTTCCGATCTTAGTAAAAAACTGATAGCTTTATATGAG AACAAAGAAACTGGAGAATGTCAAGACGAGGAAGCTGATTCTCATCATGAGAACCCCAATATACAGCAGAATACAGCTCCTGAGTATAAACACTTGATTGCCATTCAAGGAGCAAAATCAAAAGGTCCAACAAGCGAATGGCTAACCGTGGATCCTATTAAGGTGAAACGCATTAGCTTGAATGAAGAAAAGCTCACAAATGTTGCCCTCAAACATGGGAAAGAGTTAATCAG GTTTACTCAGAGAAATTTGGTAAGAGTATATCCAAAAGGTATACGAGTCGACTCTTCCAATTACAATCCACTAATAGGATGGATGCATGGAGCTCAGATGGTTGCATTTAACATGCAG GGAAATGGAAGGCCTTTGTGGTTAATGCAAGGGATGTTCAGAGCAAATGGTGGCTGTGGTTATGTCAAAAAACCAGAACTTCTCTTAAAAGACGGTCCAAATAATGAGGTCCATGATCCTAAACGgctcttatcagtgaaaaccacCCTGAAG GTGAAAATATACATGGGAAAAGGTTGGCATTTGGACTTTAAACGTACACACTTTGATATATATTCTCCACCAGACTTCTATGTCAAG ATTGCTATTGCCGGAGTTCCTGCAGATTCAGGAGTTAAGAAAACGAGGCCAATAGAGGATGACTGGGTACCAACATGGAATGATGAATTTGAGTTCCCATTGACAGTTCCAGAGATTGCATTGCTTCGTGTAGAAGTCCATGAGTATGATATGTCAGAGATCGACGATTTTGGTGGACAAACTTGCATTCCTGTTTCAGAGCTCAGAACAGGAATACGAGCAGTACCTCTTTACAATGAAAAAGGAGAGAAATATCCTTCTGTTAAACTACTTATGCGCTTCGAATttgtaaaataa